In Sphingomonas sp. PAMC26645, one DNA window encodes the following:
- the cysS gene encoding cysteine--tRNA ligase has translation MTRIPLTLYNSLSRQLETFQPIDPTDVGLYTCGPTVYNYQHIGNMRAFLFADTLGRVLRWKGWPTTHIINITDVGHLTSDADVGDDKMEKAAAAQGRSIWEIAAYYTDVFKRDVARLNIVPPARWAVATDHIAEMIAFAEQIAPKHCYTLDSGLYFDVATVPDYGRLARAGNDDIESRIEPVEGKRNPQDFAIWRTSAPGENRQMEWDSPWGRGAPGWHLECSVMSKHYLGAHFDIHTGGIDHREIHHPNEIAQNQAHCDCADTGASVWMHNNFLVERAGKMSKSTGQFTTMQTIVDRGFHPLAYRLMCLQAHYRSELEFSWENLAAAAIRLKRMVQAVETLRAREPGGPSGSAHAYADRLEEAVSDDLATPRALPILDELLADKRVAPADRVAALDDFDAVLGLDLATISREDLRIRPVTATIDEDAIAARLADRRDARAAKDFGRSDAIRNELAAAGVEVMDGDSLGWDWKIAVV, from the coding sequence ATGACCCGTATACCCCTGACACTGTATAACAGCCTCTCGCGCCAGCTCGAGACCTTCCAGCCGATCGATCCGACCGACGTCGGGCTCTACACCTGCGGGCCGACCGTCTATAATTACCAGCATATCGGCAACATGCGCGCGTTCCTGTTCGCGGATACGCTGGGTCGCGTGCTCCGGTGGAAGGGGTGGCCGACGACCCACATCATCAACATCACCGATGTCGGCCACCTGACCTCCGACGCCGATGTCGGTGACGACAAGATGGAGAAGGCAGCCGCCGCGCAAGGGCGCTCGATCTGGGAGATCGCAGCCTATTATACCGACGTGTTCAAACGCGACGTCGCGCGCCTCAACATCGTGCCGCCGGCCCGCTGGGCGGTCGCGACGGATCACATCGCCGAGATGATCGCGTTCGCCGAGCAGATCGCACCGAAGCATTGCTACACGCTCGACAGCGGGCTGTATTTCGACGTGGCGACGGTGCCGGACTATGGCCGCCTCGCGCGGGCCGGCAACGATGATATCGAGAGCCGGATCGAGCCGGTCGAGGGCAAGCGCAACCCGCAGGACTTCGCGATCTGGCGTACCTCCGCGCCCGGCGAGAACCGCCAGATGGAATGGGATTCGCCCTGGGGTCGCGGGGCGCCCGGCTGGCATCTCGAATGCTCGGTGATGAGCAAACATTACCTAGGCGCGCATTTCGACATCCACACCGGCGGGATCGACCACCGCGAGATCCACCATCCCAACGAGATCGCGCAAAACCAGGCGCATTGCGACTGCGCGGATACCGGCGCGAGCGTCTGGATGCACAACAACTTCCTGGTCGAGCGCGCGGGCAAGATGTCGAAGTCGACCGGGCAGTTCACGACGATGCAGACGATCGTCGACCGCGGCTTCCACCCCCTCGCCTACCGGCTGATGTGCCTCCAGGCGCATTATCGGAGCGAGCTGGAATTCTCTTGGGAGAATCTGGCCGCGGCGGCGATCCGCCTGAAGCGCATGGTGCAAGCGGTCGAGACATTGCGCGCTCGCGAGCCCGGCGGTCCGTCGGGTAGCGCGCATGCCTATGCCGACCGGCTGGAGGAGGCGGTCTCGGACGATCTCGCCACGCCGCGCGCGCTGCCGATCCTCGACGAACTGCTCGCGGACAAGCGGGTCGCGCCTGCGGACCGTGTCGCTGCGCTGGACGATTTCGACGCGGTACTGGGGCTGGACCTGGCGACGATCAGCCGCGAGGACCTGCGGATCCGGCCGGTCACGGCGACGATCGACGAGGATGCGATCGCCGCACGACTGGCGGATCGCCGCGATGCGCGCGCTGCGAAGGACTTCGGGCGATCGGACGCGATCCGCAACGAACTCGCCGCCGCAGGTGTCGAGGTGATGGATGGCGATTCGCTAGGTTGGGACTGGAAGATCGCGGTGGTGTGA
- the rpsU gene encoding 30S ribosomal protein S21 → MQIIVRDNNVDQALRALKKKLQREGVYREMKLRRHYEKPSEKRARERAAAIRRSRKLDRKRAERDGAR, encoded by the coding sequence ATGCAGATCATCGTACGCGACAACAACGTCGACCAGGCCCTTCGCGCGCTTAAGAAGAAGCTGCAGCGCGAGGGCGTGTATCGCGAGATGAAGCTGCGCCGGCATTACGAAAAGCCGTCCGAGAAGCGCGCACGTGAGCGTGCAGCAGCGATCCGTCGCTCGCGCAAGCTCGACCGCAAGCGCGCAGAGCGCGACGGCGCACGCTAA